A window of the Brassica napus cultivar Da-Ae chromosome A2, Da-Ae, whole genome shotgun sequence genome harbors these coding sequences:
- the LOC111214517 gene encoding protein REVEILLE 7-like — protein FLEIKTVSKYYLFQNNNNPLVHSSKTAVQIRSHAQKFFSKVAREADSSSDSSIKTVVIPPPRPKRKPAHPYPRKSPVPYSQSPSSAMEKGTKSPTYVLSPFDSEDQVNRCSSPNSCTSDMQSFDKKNDYATSKKSWRTWRRVQKHGNG, from the exons TTCTTAGAAATCAAAACAGTGAGCAAATACTATCtgtttcaaaacaacaacaatccTTTGGTTCACTCTTCCAAAACAGCTGTTCAGATCAGAAGCCATGCTCAAAAGTTTTTCTCCAAG GTGGCTCGTGAAGCTGACAGTAGTAGCGACAGCTCGATCAAAACGGTTGTGATCCCACCTCCTCGTCCAAAGAGGAAACCAGCACATCCTTATCCTCGGAAATCGCCTGTTCCATATTCTCAGTCTCCTTCCTCAGCTATGGAGAAAGGAACAAAATCTCCAACTTATGTGCTATCACCATTTGATTCAGAGGATCAGGTCAACCGATGCTCCTCTCCTAACTCGTGTACCAGTGACATGCAATCCTTTGATAAGAAGAATGACTACGCAACATCCAAGAAATCTTGGAGAACTTGGAGAAGAGTGCAGAAGCACGGAAACGGCTAA
- the LOC106424715 gene encoding polygalacturonate 4-alpha-galacturonosyltransferase-like: protein MDTRRSLYLSPGCFNSKISRFQFIVVINHLQFIVVINHLLSRVFAPLVLFVGRGVYIDSSNGVNGIHQKVETPEKLYRRQLREKRRERRANELVQQHNDDTILKPENAVIERSKSVDSAVLGKYSIWRRENENDNSDSNISLMRDQVIMARVYSGLAKLKNKTDLLQELQTRIKDSQRVLGESTTDSDLPRSAHDKLRDMGQVLAKAKMQLYGCKLVTGKLRAMLQTADEQVRSLKKQSTFLAQCAHKTMPASS from the exons ATGGACACGCGACGAAGTCTCTATCTTTCTCCCGGCTGTTTCAATTCCAAAATCAGTCGGTTTCAATTCATCGTCGTCATCAATCATCTTCAATTCATCGTCGTCATCAATCATCTTCTTTCTCGTGTGTTCGCACCTCTCGTCTTGTTTGTTGGTCGTGGAGTATACATCGATTCCTCTAACG GTGTAAATGGTATCCATCAGAAAGTTGAGACACCTGAAAAGTTATACAGAAGG CAACTGAGAGAGAAAAGACGTGAGAGGCGAGCAAATGAGTTAGTCCAACAACACAACGATGACACCATTTTGAAACCCGAAAACGCGGTCATCGAGCGCTCAAAGTCTGTTGATTCTGCAGTCCTTGGAAAATACAGTATTTGGAGAAGAGAAAACGAGAACGACAACTCAGATTCTAATATAAGCTTGATGAGGGATCAAGTGATCATGGCTAGAGTCTATAGTGGTCTCGCAAAACTGAAGAACAAGACTGACTTGTTACAAGAACTCCAAACCCGAATCAAGGACAGCCAACGTGTTTTGGGTGAATCAACAACTGATTCAGATCTTCCTCGGAG TGCACATGATAAACTGAGAGACATGGGCCAAGTCTTGGCTAAGGCCAAGATGCAGTTGTATGGCTGCAAGCTGGTTACTGGAAAGCTGAGAGCAATGCTTCAAACCGCTGACGAACAAGTCAGGAGCTTAAAGAAGCAGAGTACTTTCTTGGCTCAGTGTGCTCACAAGACTATGCCGGCTTCATCGTGA
- the LOC125574874 gene encoding ATP-dependent RNA helicase DEAH13-like, whose product MKGEDSNLDIMPPRKKKNTGPNKMSDKLNLKKTTLSKSQKRKLKKIEEEKERELLSAKTAELLDKYKISEDVSLLLQSSKAIGRSDTKLEKRRRPMQLSKAGVLSDEPVKENDDSDSFMDDEPTTPENHLPTLQTDSEQLTHANEVMISAEEVHEEDETKVREEDETMFKNLQTTRRDDDDEEEGLQRMDESEDVTLKGPAFVVHVSRPAEVEETRKELPIIMMEQEIMEAINYHPTVIISGKTGCGKTTQVPQFLYEAGFGSKQVSSRSGVIGITQPRRVAVLATAKRVAHELGVRLGQEVGFQVRYDKKIGENSAIKFMTDGILVREIKDDLLLKRYSVIILDEAHERSLNTDILIGMLTRSIKMRQELYRDQQKHLQNGGTIASKDVIWPLKLILMSATLRVEDFVSGQRLFPKPPPVIEVPTRQYPVTIHFSKRTDEFNYMGEAYKKVMSIHKKLPQGGILVFVTGQREVENLCEKLRKSSKELVAQAARRDASEKEKKLEDDADGSFGGVDMKEIAEAFDDASNTQDYKFNSFGEDPYETGNGEHDDFDEENMYESDEESDWETINDDGGLASSLEEDGKKVDALRAAFKALADKKGSESTETTTTSTEAEEEEEKKPFTPGKLRVLPLYAMLSPDAQLRVFAEVEEGERLVVVATNVAETSLTIPGIKYVVDTGRAKAKSYDIKTGMDAYEVDWISQASASQRAGRAGRTGPGHCYRLYSSTVFSNTFEESSPPEITRVPIDGVVLQLKSMNIPKVENFPFPTPPEPSSIKQSERCLKALEALDSDGRLTPLGNAMSNYPMSPRHSRMLLTVIQMLKEATNYSRANLVLAYAVAAAAALSLENPLIMQFGEEKQNEDHEDDKQRKKDRKDKIKAARDRFSNPSSDALTVAYVLHSYEVAEDGPGLFCETNGLNMKTMNEMSKLKADLLRLVFRSSETENLYKWTHGTIQDVEESWRNAASSKTPLLQKEEELLGEAICAGWADRVARKTKSTQYQACAVQEEPVYLHRWSSLINSAPELLVYSELLRTNKPYMHGATRVKPEWLVKHAKSLCVFSTPLKDPKPYYSRELDRVFCWVVPSFGPHLWELPAHSEAISDDMYRAAVFGYALLRGEVLPCLKSARALMAGKPETLLEREGWGLERVGSLLKALNEKKIDSLGSLRKRWEQNPNVLYPEIEAWFQKKCRHHVKELWQRMLQEAKVNVPGKLKRSSVIPIERSDEKLKRPRAKVCFE is encoded by the exons ATGAAGGGAGAAGATTCCAATTTAGATATAATGCctccaaggaagaagaagaacacagGACCCAACAAG ATGAGTGATAAGCTCAATTTAAAGAAGACGACTTTGAGCAAATCTCAGAAACGTAAGCTGAAGAAAATTGaggaagagaaggagagagagctcCTCTCTGCCAAAACCGCAGAGTTGTTAGA CAAGTATAAAATATCTGAGGATGTGTCTTTGCTTTTACAATCTTCAAAAGCTATTGGAAGA TCTGATACGAAGCTGGAGAAACGTAGGAGACCAATGCAACTATCTAAAGCTGGTGTTTTGTCTGATGAACCTGTCAAGGAAAATGACGACTCTGATTCTTTTATGGACGATGAGCCTACCACACCTGAAAACCATCTCCCGACTCTTCAAACTGACTCTGAGCAACTTACTCATGCCAATGAAGTGATGATCTCTGCTGAAGAGGTccatgaagaagatgaaactaAGGTCCGTGAAGAAGATGAGACTATGTTTAAGAATCTACAGACAACTCgacgtgatgatgatgatgaggaggaaGGCTTACAAAGAATG GATGAGAGTGAAGATGTAACTCTAAAAGGACCTGCGTTTGTAGTTCATGTTTCAAGACCAGCTGAAGTTGAAGAGACCAGGAAGGAACTTCCTATAATAATGATGGAGCAGGAGATCATGGAGGCTATTAATTATCACCCCACCGTTATTATTTCTGGAAAGACCGGTTGTGGTAAAACCACTCAAGTTCCTCAG TTCCTCTATGAAGCTGGTTTTGGTTCAAAGCAAGTCAGTTCTCGGAGCGGGGTTATCGGTATTACACAGCCACGTCGTGTGGCTGTCCTCGCCACTGCCAAGAGGGTGGCTCATGAGCTTGGTGTTCGTCTCGGTCAAGAAGTTGGGTTTCAAGTTAGGTACGACAAAAAGATTGGCGAGAACTCAGCTATCAAGTTTATGACCGATGGGATTCTAGTCCGTGAAATTaag GACGATCTCTTACTGAAGCGTTACTCGGTGATCATTCTCGATGAAGCTCATGAAAGAAGCTTGAACACAGACATTCTAATTGGGATGCTCACTCGCTCCATCAAAATGCGACAGGAACTCTACAGGGATCAACAGAAGCATCTACAAAATGGAGGCACAATAGCATCAAAAGACGTTATCTGGCCGCTTAAACTTATATTGATGAGTGCAACTCTGCGAGTAGAAGATTTCGTATCGGGGCAAAGGTTGTTCCCGAAGCCACCTCCGGTAATAGAGGTTCCCACTCGACAGTACCCGGTGACTATACATTTCTCCAAGAGGACCGACGAGTTTAATTATATGGGTGAAGCTTATAAGAAAGTGATGTCGATTCACAAAAAGCTACCACAAGGAGGGATACTTGTGTTTGTGACGGGACAGAGAGAAGTTGAGAATCTGTGCGAGAAGTTGCGTAAGTCTTCAAAGGAGCTTGTTGCTCAAGCTGCTAGAAGAGATGCGtctgagaaggagaagaaactgGAAGATGATGCTGATGGTTCGTTTGGTGGTGTTGACATGAAGGAGATTGCTGAAGCATTTGATGATGCCTCCAACACTCAAGACTACAAGTTTAACTCGTTTGGAGAAGATCCTTATGAAACTGGTAATGGTGAACATgatgattttgatgaagaaaacatgtatGAGTCTGATGAAGAAAGCGACTGGGAAACAATTAATGACGACGGCGGCCTTGCGAGTTCACTTGAAGAAGATGGGAAGAAGGTTGATGCTCTTCGTGCAGCGTTTAAAGCTTTGGCGGACAAAAAAGGATCTGAATCTACTGAGACAACAACAACGTCCACTGAagcagaggaggaggaggagaagaaaccATTTACTCCAGGGAAGCTACGTGTTCTTCCACTATATGCGATGCTATCTCCAGATGCACAGCTCCGAGTGTTTGCGGAAGTTGAGGAAGGAGAGAGACTTGTGGTTGTGGCAACTAATGTAGCGGAGACTTCTCTGACCATTCCGGGGATAAAGTATGTGGTTGATACTGGCCGTGCCAAGGCCAAGAGCTACGATATCAAGACTGGTATGGATGCATATGAGGTTGATTGGATTAGTCAAGCTTCGGCTAGTCAACGAGCTGGAAGAGCTGGACGTACTGGACCTGGCCACTGTTACCGTCTCTACTCATCTACGGTTTTCAGCAACACATTTGAGGAATCATCCCCTCCTGAAATCACCAGAGTTCCTATCGATGGAGTCGTTCTTCAATTGAAGTCTATGAACATTCCAAAG GTTGAGAACTTTCCGTTTCCGACACCGCCCGAGCCATCGTCTATTAAACAGTCAGAAAGATGCTTAAAAGCTTTAGAGGCTCTGGACAGCGACGGGAGGCTAACACCGCTAGGGAATGCTATGTCTAACTATCCCATGAGTCCACGTCACTCGAGAATGCTTCTCACAGTCATCCAAATGCTGAAAGAGGCAACTAACTACTCCCGGGCGAATCTCGTCCTTGCGTACGCGGTTGCAGCAGCAGCTGCGTTGAGTTTAGAGAACCCTTTGATAATGCAGTTTGGAGAAGAGAAACAAAACGAGGATCATGAAGATGATAAGCAACGGAAAAAGGATCGGAAAGATAAAATCAAAGCTGCTCGCGACAGATTCTCCAACCCGAGCAGCGACGCTTTGACCGTAGCTTACGTGTTGCATTCCTATGAGGTCGCGGAGGATGGCCCGGGCCTCTTCTGCGAGACCAACGGCTTGAATATGAAGACTATGAACGAGATGTCTAAGCTCAAAGCTGATCTTCTGCGACTTGTTTTCAGATCCTCCGAAACTGAGAACCTTTACAAATGGACTCATGGGACTATACAAGACGTGGAGGAGTCATGGAGAAACGCGGCATCATCGAAAACTCCGCTTTTGCAGAAGGAAGAAGAGCTCTTGGGAGAAGCCATATGCGCTGGATGGGCAGACCGTGTAGCCAGAAAGACTAAATCCACACAGTACCAAGCGTGTGCGGTTCAAGAAGAGCCTGTTTACTTGCACCGCTGGTCTTCTCTCATAAACTCTGCACCAGAGTTACTAGTCTACAGCGAGCTCCTACGAACCAACAAACCGTACATGCACGGAGCGACGCGGGTGAAGCCGGAGTGGCTGGTGAAACACGCAAAGTCTCTGTGTGTGTTCTCCACGCCGCTCAAGGACCCGAAACCGTATTACTCGAGGGAGCTGGACAGAGTTTTCTGCTGGGTGGTTCCTAGCTTCGGTCCTCATCTTTGGGAGCTTCCGGCTCACAGCGAGGCAATAAGTGATGATATGTACAGAGCAGCAGTTTTTGGATATGCGTTGCTTCGAGGAGAGGTGCTGCCTTGTTTGAAAAGCGCTAGGGCGTTGATGGCTGGAAAGCCTGAAACGCTGTTGGAAAGAGAAGGTTGGGGTTTAGAGAGAGTTGGGAGTTTGTTGAAAGCGTTGAATGAGAAGAAGATTGATAGTTTGGGGAGTTTGAGAAAGAGATGGGAACAGAATCCGAATGTGCTGTACCCTGAGATTGAAGCTTGGTTTCAGAAGAAGTGTCGTCATCATGTTAAAGAGCTTTGGCAGAGAATGCTGCAGGAGGCTAAGGTGAACGTTCCTGGGAAGTTGAAGAGGTCGTCAGTCATCCCTATTGAACGTTCTGATGAAAAGTTGAAGAGGCCAAGGGCTAAAGTCTGTTTTGAATAA
- the LOC125580386 gene encoding probable carboxylesterase 11, with protein MPSVGVKLYSVFFKFLLKHRLQNRIQSEDSSSSSSSDPFGVTTRPEESVSPPNPLFTDGVATKDIHIDPLTSLSVRIFLPESALSPASGSHSGKSRSFNSLAGSDLLLRRNSHGSSNSLSSHKSEARRSSYAHTTTASASSSSEEVYRGYAPSSSGKCRKLPVMLQFHGGGWVSGSNDSVANDFFCRRMAKHCDVIVLAVGYRLAPENRYPAACEDGFKVLQWLGKQANLAECNKSMGGGLRRGGGGGEVSKHVVDAFGASLVEPWLASHADPSRCVLLGVSCGANIADYVSRKAIEAGQNLDPVKVVAQVLMYPFFIGTVPTQSEIKQANSYFYDKPMCILAWKLFLPEEEFSLDHPAANPLVPDRGPPLKFMPPTLTIVAEHDWMRDRAIAYSEELRKVNVDAPVLEYKDAVHEFATLDMLLRTPQAQACAEDIAIWVKKYISLRGHEFSY; from the exons ATGCCGAGCGTTGGAGTGAAGCTCTACAGTGTATTCTTCAAGTTCCTTTTAAAACACCGTTTACAAAACCGGATCCAATCCGAagattcctcctcctcctcatcctcGGATCCTTTCGGAGTCACGACCCGACCCGAAGAATCAGTCTCCCCTCCGAATCCCTTATTCACCGACGGCGTCGCCACCAAAGACATCCACATCGATCCCTTAACCTCCCTCTCCGTCCGCATCTTCCTCCCCGAATCCGCCCTCTCCCCCGCCTCCGGTAGCCACTCCGGTAAGTCTCGAAGCTTCAACAGCCTCGCCGGATCGGATCTTCTCCTCAGAAGAAACAGCCACGGCTCGTCTAACTCGTTATCCTCTCACAAGTCGGAAGCTAGAAGAAGCAGTTACGCTCACACAACCACCGCCTCCGCTTCCTCATCGTCCGAGGAGGTGTACAGAGGGTACGCACCGTCATCGTCCGGGAAATGCAGGAAGCTTCCGGTGATGCTGCAGTTCCACGGCGGCGGGTGGGTGAGTGGGAGCAACGACTCGGTGGCGAATGATTTCTTCTGTAGGAGGATGGCGAAGCATTGTGATGTTATTGTTTTGGCGGTTGGGTATAGGCTCGCCCCTGAGAACAGGTACCCCGCGGCGTGTGAGGACGGGTTCAAGGTGTTGCAGTGGCTGGGGAAGCAGGCGAATCTCGCGGAGTGTAATAAGTCGATGGGTGGTGGTTTGAGgagaggtggtggaggaggagaggTGAGTAAGCATGTGGTTGATGCTTTTGGTGCTTCTTTGGTGGAGCCTTGGCTCGCTTCTCATGCTGATCCTTCGAG ATGTGTGCTGCTTGGTGTGAGCTGCGGTGCCAACATAGCAGACTACGTATCCCGAAAAGCCATCGAAGCTGGTCAAAATCTAGACCCAGTCAAGGTCGTGGCTCAAGTCTTAATGTACCCGTTCTTCATCGGCACCGTTCCCACGCAATCCGAGATCAAACAAGCAAACTCCTACTTCTACGACAAACCCATGTGCATTCTCGCTTGGAAGCTTTTCTTACCAGAAGAAGAGTTCAGTCTGGACCACCCGGCAGCGAACCCGCTCGTTCCGGACCGGGGCCCACCGCTCAAATTCATGCCACCGACGCTAACCATCGTCGCGGAGCATGACTGGATGAGAGACAGAGCCATCGCTTACTCAGAAGAGCTGAGAAAAGTCAACGTGGATGCTCCTGTGCTGGAGTACAAAGACGCCGTTCACGAGTTTGCAACGCTAGACATGCTTCTCAGGACTCCACAGGCTCAGGCTTGTGCAGAAGATATTGCCATCTGGGTTAAGAAGTACATCTCTCTACGTGGTCACGAGTTCTCATACTAG
- the LOC106401910 gene encoding uncharacterized protein LOC106401910, whose translation MRGARYTMTNQGVRPRLRIVGVVILAAWIGLAALFGLLKPIKNGCTMTYMYPTYIPISVTDGATPPGRYGLYLYHEGWRKIDFKEHLDRLCGVPVLFIPGNAGSYKQVRSAAAESDRAYQGGPFERTFYQEASLFRGEGADTESVEYDMPSQYSNRLDWFAVDLEGEHSAMDGRILEEHTEYVVYAIHRILDQYKESHETREREGAAASSNIPHNVILVGHSMGGFVARAAAVHPRLRKSAVQTILTLSSPHQSPPLALQPSLGHYFAKVNREWRKGYEVQTSPGGSHVSEPLLCGVVVVSIAGGYNDYQVRSKLESLDGIVPSSHGFMISSTSMKDVWLSMEHQAILWCNQLVVQVSHTLLSLVDSKTSQPFSDTQMRLWVLTRMLQSALSQSFNGITPMKVSHELPMLASKGSESQTSTCGLDWREDALDRDLYIQTSTVTILAMDGRRRWLDIESLGSNGKNHFIFVTNLAPCSGVRLHLWPEKEKEKENSNLPVCERVLEVTSKMVLIPAGPAPKQSEPGSQTEQAPPSAVLKLGPEDMQGFRFLTISVAPREAVSGKPPAAVSMAVGQFFNPEEGAMEVSSSSMLLSAYWTKELFLKEDHPLAYNLSFAISLGLLPITLSLKTAGCGIKTSGLPDGETGDLDKDNLCKLRCFPPVALAWDSTSGLHVFPNLYSETIVIDSSPALWSSQSSEKSTVMLLVDPHCSYTANVHVSAPAVSSRFVLLYGPQIVGFSFAITLFTLMRQAHQWDNKQAVPPLLSAVESNLELPSPFLLLAAFPLLSSLFFSFLMAQPFPPLASFTVVSLICYLLANAFISVLIIVSKFVFQASALVHTTVKSKCQALERSSTLASSLVCLKAIRILKLNTTVVMTLVAVTLVSFVHPALGLFVLLASHALCCHNSMFCIMMASRRKEPVDQKTEAERKTRNTSGKQEPLSADTSEKSFVETQADIFNHRHGLLILHLLAAMMFVPSLAAWFQRIGTGQSFPWFADSALCVGVIFHGVMNSRPESSILRSFPSVLGHQLRPHHIYLLAGYYCFFSGLELAPYKVFYAIAALGYISLSLKISQVNNNDLRFRTKSRIHRR comes from the exons ATGCGTGGTGCAAGATATACTATGACCAATCAAGGCGTTAGACCGAGGCTGAGGATAGTCGGCGTTGTGATTTTAGCTGCGTGGATTGGGCTTGCGGCATTGTTTGGTCTGTTAAAACCTATAAAGAATGGGTGTACTATGACTTACATGTATCCCACCTACATTCCTATCTCTGTGACGGACGGTGCAACTCCTCCTGGGAGATATGGACTTTACCTTTACCATGAAGGATGGAGGAAGATTGATTTTAAGGAACACCTCGATAGACTTTGCGGTGTTCCAGTTCTTTTCATCCCAGGCAATGCTGGTAGTTACAAGCAG GTAAGGTCTGCGGCAGCAGAATCTGATAGAGCATACCAGGGAGGTCCATTTGAGCGCACATTCTACCAGGAAGCTTCTCTATTCCGTGGAGAAGGAGCAGATACAGAGTCTGTAGAATATGATATGCCTAGTCAGTACAGTAACAGGCTAGATTGGTTTGCTGTGGATCTTGAAGGTGAACATTCTGCAATGGATGGTCGCATCCTTGAGGAGCACACTGAATATGTAGTATATGCCATTCATAGG ATTCTAGATCAATATAAGGAATCTCATGAAACCAGAGAAAGGGAAGGTGCCGCTGCCTCCAGTAACATACCACATAATGTGATATTGGTTGGGCATTCTATGGGTGGTTTTGTTGCCAGAGCTGCTGCAGTCCATCCTCGTTTGCGGAAATCAGCTGTGCAGACCATTCTAACTCTCTCAAGTCCACACCA ATCACCTCCTCTGGCATTGCAGCCGTCCTTGGGGCATTACTTTGCTAAGGTGAACCGAGAATGGAGAAAAGGGTATGAAGTTCAAACATCCCCTGGGGGAAGTCATGTGTCTGAGCCATTACTATGCGGAGTTGTTGTTGTTTCCATTGCTGGTGGCTACAATGACTATCAG GTGCGATCGAAGTTAGAATCACTTGATGGTATTGTCCCTTCAAGTCATGGTTTTATGATAAGTAGTACAAGCATGAAAGATGTGTGGCTGTCAATGGAACATCAAGCGATTCTATGGTGTAACCAATTGGTTGTTCAA GTTTCACATACACTTCTTAGTTTGGTGGACTCAAAAACTAGTCAGCCATTTTCTGATACTCAAATGAGACTCTGGGTTTTGACCAGAATGCTTCAAAGTGCATTATCACAAAGCTTCAATGGAATCACACCCATGAAAGTCTCTCATGAGTTACCCATGTTGGCCTCAAAGG GCTCTGAATCACAAACTTCTACCTGTGGCCTGGATTGGAGGGAAGATGCTCTCGATAGGGATCTGTACATACAAACGAGTACTGTTACAATATTAGCTATGGACGGGAGAAGGCGCTGGTTGGACATAGAATCATTG ggatcaaatggaaagaaccACTTTATCTTTGTTACAAATCTGGCACCTTGTTCTGGTGTAAGACTCCATCTATGGCctgagaaggagaaggagaaggagaattCAAATTTACCAGTTTGTGAAAGAGTTCTGGAAGTTACGTCAAAAATGGTTCTCATTCCAGCAGGCCCTGCGCCAAAACAG TCGGAACCAGGGAGTCAAACCGAGCAAGCTCCCCCATCTGCAGTGCTAAAGCTAGGACCTGAAGACATGCAGGGATTCAGATTCTTGACTATCTCAGTTGCGCCTCGCGAA GCAGTTTCCGGTAAACCTCCTGCGGCGGTTTCTATGGCAGTAGGGCAATTCTTTAACCCTGAGGAAGGGGCCATGGAGGTCTCATCTTCATCTATGCTCTTATCCGCTTACTGGACAAAG GAGCTATTTTTGAAGGAGGACCATCCTCTAGCTTACAATCTATCATTTGCTATCAGCTTAGGTCTTCTCCCCATAACACTGTCCCTGAAAACTGCTGGATGTGGAATTAAAACTTCTGGTTTACCAGATGGCGAGACTGGAGACTTGGACAAGGATA ATCTTTGCAAATTGCGCTGTTTCCCACCTGTTGCACTTGCCTGGGATTCTACATCTGGACTACACGTGTTTCCGAATCTCTACAGTGAGACTATAGTTATTGATTCTTCACCAGCTCTTTGGAGTTCTCAGAGTTCTGAGAAATCTACTGTTATGCTACTG GTTGATCCTCATTGCTCGTACACTGCAAATGTTCATGTCTCTGCTCCTGCTGTGTCCAGCAGATTTGTACTTCTATACGGTCCTCAGATAGTTGGCTTCTCATTTGCCATTACATTGTTTACACTTATGCGGCAAGCTCATCAATGGGACAACAAACAAGCTGTGCCACCATTGCTCTCTGCTGTAGAGTCCAACTTAGAACTGCCATCTCCATTTCTCCTTCTAGCTGCTTTCCCTCTTCTAAGTTCCTTGTTCTTCTCCTTCCTAATGGCGCAACCATTTCCTCCCCTCGCAAGCTTCACTGTTGTCTCGTTGATCTGTTATTTGTTGGCCAATGCCTTCATCAGTGTGTTGATTATTGTCTCCAAGTTTGTCTTCCAAGCGTCCGCCCTTGTCCACACCACTGTTAAATCAAA GTGCCAAGCTTTGGAAAGAAGCTCCACTCTTGCTTCTAGCCTCGTCTGTTTAAAG GCAATCCGAATTCTGAAGCTCAACACAACAGTTGTTATGACACTAGTTGCCGTCACCTTGGTGTCCTTTGTCCATCCTGCTTTGGGTCTTTTTGTACTACTAGCCTCTCATGCCCTTTGCTGTCATAACTCAATGTTCTG TATCATGATGGCATCGAGGAGAAAAGAACCAGTCGACCAGAAAACTGAAGCCGAGCGAAAAACTCGAAATACCTCAGGGAAACAAGAACCCTTATCAGCAGACACGTCTGAAAAATCATTTGTTGAGACACAAGCTGACATCTTCAACCACAGGCACGGCTTACTAATATTACATCTCCTTGCAGCAATGATGTTCGTACCCTCTCTTGCCGCTTGGTTCCAG CGTATTGGAACGGGACAAAGCTTCCCTTGGTTTGCTGATTCAGCTCTCTGTGTTGGTGTAATCTTCCACGGAGTAATGAACTCGAGACCCGAGTCAAGCATCCTCCGCTCTTTCCCATCTGTCTTGGGGCACCAGCTTCGTCCACATCATATTTATCTCCTGGCGGGTTACTACTGCTTCTTCTCTGGACTAGAGTTGGCTCCTTACAAAGTGTTCTACGCTATAGCTGCTTTAGGATACATCTCTTTGAGTCTTAAGATCTCACAGGTGAACAATAACGACCTTCGGTTCCGTACCAAAAGCAGAATTCACAGACGCTGA